In Streptomyces nojiriensis, the sequence CGCGACCGTCAGCGAGGCCAGCACGGTAAACGGAGGTGCGGTTGCCTATGGTAAGGCGTTCTGCGGTCACCGGCCGGACAGCGAGGAGGCTCGTGCAGGCACGCACGACGGCCGGAGGCAGGCCGGTCACTGCCAAGCCCCCACGGCACCCAGGCGTCGCACATGCCGGTTGGTCGTCCTGAGGTGCGCTCGGTAGTCGCGGACGTCGTCGGTGGGAGGGCAAAGGGACGACCACGGTTTCTCGGGGCCGACGAAGTGGACCAGCGCGGCGGACGGGTCTGGGCGCAGACTGCGATGGACCACTCGGCGCACCCATTCCCCTCGTTCGAGGAACCGGCCGGTCTCGAACCGGTTGAAGCGGGAGGGGACGGGGTGGACGCGGCCGGTACGCAGTAGCCAGAGGTTCAGGGCGTCCTGGTCGTTGTGCAGGATGTGCGCCCGATGCTTGACCAAGGCGCCGGCAACTCCCTGGCGCATCGCGGGGATGTCGGCGGTGTGCGCCCATAGCATTCCGGCGTTGTAGTAGGGGCGGCCGCGCCAATGGGGCCAGCGGTCGGCAGCACCGGGAAGTGCGGGGCAGGCCCCGACGGCAGGGTTGAACTCGTCCGCGACGGCGCCGATCCGGCCGGGCTGGAGGGATGCGAGGGGGCTTGTGATGTCGTCACGTACGTGGGTGTCGGCGTCTAGGTAGATCAGGTAGGGACGGCGGACGAAGTCACGGGTGAATTCGAATCGAAGGTAGGTGGTGATCGTGATGTAGCTGTCGTCGGCCATGTGGGAGGCGGCGAGCGGAGGCCGGTACGCCAGGTCGAAGGATCCGAAGCCGCACCGCTTCGCGAGGTGCGCGAGGAGGAGGGCGTGAGCGGGCGGGAGGTCCATGGTCAGGACCCGCAGGGCGGCACCGCGGCGCGCGGCGGGGGTGAGGCTGTCGGTAAGGGAGGTGACGGCCGCAAGGCCGGGGAGGAGGTACTGCCGGTCGATGCACAGGCCGAATGCGTACACGTGGGTTCGCCTTTCGAGCGTGGTGCTGCGCAGGGTCGGGGTAGTGAGCCCCGCGGCCCGAGGCCAATGCCGCCGGGGAGGGGCCGGTAGCAGGCGTCCCGGGGCGCGGGGCGGCCCGAAGC encodes:
- a CDS encoding glycosyltransferase; this translates as MYAFGLCIDRQYLLPGLAAVTSLTDSLTPAARRGAALRVLTMDLPPAHALLLAHLAKRCGFGSFDLAYRPPLAASHMADDSYITITTYLRFEFTRDFVRRPYLIYLDADTHVRDDITSPLASLQPGRIGAVADEFNPAVGACPALPGAADRWPHWRGRPYYNAGMLWAHTADIPAMRQGVAGALVKHRAHILHNDQDALNLWLLRTGRVHPVPSRFNRFETGRFLERGEWVRRVVHRSLRPDPSAALVHFVGPEKPWSSLCPPTDDVRDYRAHLRTTNRHVRRLGAVGAWQ